The DNA region CTTTCGCTGCCAGTAACTACATGAGCAATACTTCTGTAAAAGCAGTTGCCATCACCCATAACTCTCTTGATATTTACAGGTTTCCCAATATACAAACTTTCATTTCTATCCTCCATTGATTCATTGGCAGTACCACTGTAACTGAAATTCAATTTATTGCACAAAGACTGTTTGTCTACGTATGTAATCGgcataaatttgaaatttcgaTCTCTTCTTTCTGTTGTCTTTTCAACTGAAACAAATTCAACTTCATTTTCATTCCCATAGCCATCACTGTTTACATTTactctgtttttctttgtttcattttgagtCTTACAGCTATCACTGTTAGTTCCTTTAACATGATCacaatgttttgaaatgttgcTATTTTGATCATTTGTATTCCTACATGCAGTATTTACTGAGTTTGATCTCTTGGAGCCACTAGTTGTCAATGCATTTTTCTTAGAATTGGATTCTAATGCCAGACCGGTTAGTTCAAACTGAGTAGTACGTAAATCACATGCCATTGATTTTGCCAAATTCAAACAGTGTACCTGTATACCTTGCCATGATGAAATGCTAAGCAAGACACTGCATCCATCTTGTACCAAGTACCCATCATGACTTCTGGAATGAGAATCAAATACATAATAACCACTGTGATGTCTAATAATTGCAAatgtacactcagcaaaattcaTAAGACATGCATCATATTTGCACAGCTCTTGTTCTAATGCTAGGCTCAATGataaagcaccaaaatttgacaaaatgtttTGATTTCCATCTAACACTCCATATTTTGATTCAGCATAAGTTATTTGAAAGTTTTCACCCAGAATATGAAGTTCCTTGGGTAATTCATCTATCATTACAAGCTCCTCATTCAATGGTGAATCCTTCTTTATGTAATAATACAACTCATTCCCAAGTGTCAGAATCTGATCAAGATCACAAGGTCTCATTTTGATTCCATTCTTTGTTTGGGTGTACAGAACTGCCACAAGGGAATTACATGCACATTGTTTGCCAGCAGTATAACCAAATCGTTGATCACCTTGATTAAAATTTCCTTGTGCAATTGTTTTGGCCATAGGATATGATTCCCTCCTACCATATTCAGATTTTGAAAGAGAGACAGGCTTACAGACATGTTCTTCACTCTCTGAATCACTTGCAGCTGGTTCATCATCCAATACCTGTACTGTTGATTCCTGTCCATCATATGAATTATTGTGGTGAGCACTTTTTGCAGAATCATCATTCATTACTATGCAGTCAGATGGATTAGTAGTTTTCTCACGCTCATCAGGCAGGAATATTGATTCATTACAAACTTGAGCACACATGTTATGTGTAGTTGAAACAGGTCTGCGACATGGAGAATGAACACTTACATCTGTACTCGAAATCACAGGGAACAATTCCTTCACTGGTATTTGTCTGCCACTTTCAACATCTTTTGTTTCACTGTAACATGGGTTCAGTTCATGCATATTGTGGATTCTGtcacattgctctttggatATATCATTCGAACCCGTTTTGTCTGTACTTGTGGAATCACTGTCCTCATGGTCAAATGCTTCATTCATACACAACTTTTCATGCTTTGCTACATGTTCTCCTACAGGAATGTCAGGTTTGACCTTTCCATTATTACGCACCTGCGAGTCAGTATTTTGTACCGGTAGCACACTTCGTCTGTTGATCTTCGTGAAACGACCTTTCTTTCTTGGTTGCCGTGCATTTCCACCTCCATAGAGCCTGTTCACATTCCAAAATTCTTTTTCAATGTCTGTGGAAGGGACAGAGGCACATGTAGTCTGATCACCATTCGGTACGCAACATTCATTAGTCATATTCACAGTGCTTTTAGCCACATCAGCCCAACTTCTCTGTGTTTTTGCATAGATTTGCTCAGTGTATTTTGCCATAACATGAGGTGACTGAACACACTTTGAATATATATTCAATACAGATTCAGTATATACATGCAGACTATCATTTCGTTCTGTGTCCAAGTTTGCATTTACATTTTGCTTCACGAGTTTACCAGGttctttttgctttgtttctacTTTTGATTTCTTGCCCATGCTGGTCTTTgctcttttctgtttttcaagatAGTACACTTTCATTGCTTTGCCAATGTAGGTCACACCAGGTTGGAGAATAACACCATTTACTGATCTCACTGAGCTCTTGTTATTGGTCTTGGTCTTGGAATTGTCAGTCATTATTTGGGATGTTTTCACTTCTCTcttctcaaacatttttgtccTCCTTGATCTCATAGTTGTCCAACCATCATCAACTGCATTTTCTAATGGCTGAAATTGGCTCTTGGTCACATTTGTCATGAATGTCGAATCTGATTCATCTTTCCCACACTCTGCTcttttctgcacacacacatttgtcaTTTCTGGAATTCCAATTTTGCCCTTTCTTTTCACATACCTCTTTTTCAGTCTCTTGGTTGATTTCTTCCTCTGGTTGCTTTTGCATGATGAATGTGAAATATCAacaccaaaatcatcatcaccaatgTCTTCGAGAAGCTCATATCTGTTGTAATGACAGGGAATGCCAACATTGTCAAAGATGCGATGGGCAATATTATTGTTTCCACATGCTGAACATATCCAAACCAACCTTGCATCACACAGTCTAGCCTCAAAAATGGTTCCTGTACACATCACATGGAACTGCTTGCCACAATCCTCACATAGTACtctgctttcattttcattgatcaCATTGCAACATGCATCACATTCATTGCCCACTGGATTTCTCATCAAGTCACAACTATGGAGGATATCTAGAATATCACCAATAATATCCTTGAATTCACTTGCTTCCATTGTCAAACTATATGGCCTTAAATCTTTAAACATATGCTACAATATATCAATCAACTATTCAATTAATATACTTCTTGAATCCGTATACCTGTATGAATCACGTCTACTCCACtagtattattattttattttagcaATATTGCGTTTACTGTAGTGTCTTGAAACTTGcatgtactagtatgtgtactGTACTTAACTGTACAATGTGATTGCAATGATGCTACACCCGGTCCTTTTTTACCAACAGATGCCGTTTTTTGTCTACCAAGCAAAATGTGTGTGCTAGTGCTATGTA from Diadema setosum chromosome 1, eeDiaSeto1, whole genome shotgun sequence includes:
- the LOC140232601 gene encoding uncharacterized protein, whose translation is MEASEFKDIIGDILDILHSCDLMRNPVGNECDACCNVINENESRVLCEDCGKQFHVMCTGTIFEARLCDARLVWICSACGNNNIAHRIFDNVGIPCHYNRYELLEDIGDDDFGVDISHSSCKSNQRKKSTKRLKKRYVKRKGKIGIPEMTNVCVQKRAECGKDESDSTFMTNVTKSQFQPLENAVDDGWTTMRSRRTKMFEKREVKTSQIMTDNSKTKTNNKSSVRSVNGVILQPGVTYIGKAMKVYYLEKQKRAKTSMGKKSKVETKQKEPGKLVKQNVNANLDTERNDSLHVYTESVLNIYSKCVQSPHVMAKYTEQIYAKTQRSWADVAKSTVNMTNECCVPNGDQTTCASVPSTDIEKEFWNVNRLYGGGNARQPRKKGRFTKINRRSVLPVQNTDSQTCFNYT